A portion of the Vulpes vulpes isolate BD-2025 chromosome 5, VulVul3, whole genome shotgun sequence genome contains these proteins:
- the LOC112912009 gene encoding olfactory receptor 5D13-like, whose protein sequence is MLLAEGNQSVGATFTLLGFSEYPDFQVPLLSVFLTIYIVTVVGNLGMIMIIRVSPRLHTPMYFFLSHLSFVDFCYSTTVTPKLLENLVVEDRTISFVGCIMQFFLACVCAVAETFMLAVMAYDRFVAVCNPLLYTVVMSQKLCALLVAGPYIWGIASSLTLTCFLLTLSFCGSNVINNFVCEHSVIVSVSCSDPYISQMLCFVIAIFNEVSSLVIIFTTYIFIFVTVIKMSSAGGRQKAFSTCASHLTAITIFHGTILFLYCVPNSQNSWLIVKIGSLFYTVVIPMLNPLIYSLRNKDVKESVRKLINHSIQFC, encoded by the coding sequence ATGTTGTTAGCAGAAGGCAATCAGAGTGTTGGAGCCACATTCACCCTCTTGGGCTTCTCGGAATATCCAGACTTCCAGGTTCCCTTGCTATCGGTGTTCTTGACCATCTACATAGTCACTGTGGTAGGGAACCTGGGCATGATCATGATCATCAGGGTCAGTCCCCGactccacacccccatgtacttttTCCTCAGCCACTTGTCCTTTGTCGATTTCTGTTATTCCACCACAGTTACACCCAAACTGTTGGAGAATTTGGTTGTGGAAGACAGAACCATCTCCTTCGTAGGCTGCATCATGCAGTTCTTCCTGGCTTGTGTATGTGCAGTGGCAGAAACATTCATGTTGGcagtgatggcctatgaccgATTTGTGGCTGTTTGTAACCCTCTACTCTACACGGTTGTCATGTCCCAGAAGCTGTGTGCGTTGTTAGTGGCGGGGCCCTACATATGGGGTATAGCCTCTTCCCTGACACTCACCTGTTTTCTCCTGACATTATCCTTCTGTGGGTCTAATGTCATAAATAATTTTGTCTGTGAGCACTCTGTCATtgtctctgtctcctgctctgaCCCCTACATCAGCCAAATGCTTTGTTTTGTCATTGCCATATTCAACGAAGTGAGCAGCCTGGTCATCATTTTCActacttatattttcatttttgtcacgGTCATAAAAATGTCTTCTGCTGGTGGGCGCCAAAAAGCCTTCTCCACTTGTGCCTCCCACCTGACTGCCATCACCATCTTCCATGGGACTATCTTGTTCCTTTATTGTGTGCCCAACTCCCAAAACTCATGGCTCATAGTCAAAATAGGTTCTTTATTTTATACAGTGGTGATTCCTATGCTGAACCCTCTGATCTATAGCCTCCGAAATAAAGACGTGAAGGAGAGTGTCAGGAAGTTAATAAATCACTCAATACAATTTTGTTGA
- the LOC112912008 gene encoding LOW QUALITY PROTEIN: olfactory receptor 5D14-like (The sequence of the model RefSeq protein was modified relative to this genomic sequence to represent the inferred CDS: inserted 1 base in 1 codon; substituted 1 base at 1 genomic stop codon), which translates to MTFALLGFTDYPELQIPLFLLFLIMYIITMVGNLGMIVIIKINPKXHTPMYFFLSHLSFVDFCYSSIITPKLLENLVMEDKNIFYFSCMLQYFLSCTAVVMESFLLAVMAYDXFVAICNPLLYSVVMSQRLCALLVSGSYLWGMFGPLVLLCYALQLNFSGHNTINHFFCEYTALIALSSSDILIPHLLLFGFATFNEVSTLLIILTSYSFIFVTVLNIHSASGCRKAFSTCASHLTAITIFHGTILSLYCVPYFKNSRQKVKVASVFYTVVNPMLNPLIYSLRNKDVKDALRKLIDTKVPFH; encoded by the exons ATGACCTTTGCCCTTTTGGGTTTCACAGATTACCCAGAGCTTCagattcctctcttcctcttgtttctGATCATGTACATTATCACCATGGTAGGAAATCTTGGGATGATAGTAATCATCAAGATTAACCCCA TTCACACTCCTATGTACTTTTTCCTTAGCCACCTTTCGTTTGTTGATTTTTGTTACTCTTCCATCATTACTCCCAAGCTGCTTGAGAACCTGGTCATGGAGGATAAAAACATCTTCTACTTTAGCTGCATGTTGCAGTACTTCTTGTCCTGCACTGCTGTGGTGATGGAATCCTTCCTGCTGGCAGTGATGGCCTATGACTGATTTGTGGCCATTTGCAACCCTCTGCTTTATTCAGTGGTCATGTCGCAGAGGCTCTGTGCCCTGCTGGTGTCTGGGTCATATCTCTGGGGTATGTTTGGTCCCTTGGTACTCCTCTGCTATGCTCTCCAGCTAAACTTTTCTGGACATAACACAATCAACCATTTTTTCTGTGAATACACAGCTCTCATTGCTCTCTCCAGCTCAGACATACTCATTCCCCACCTGCTACTTTTTGGCTTTGCCACTTTCAATGAGGTGAGTACACTGCTGATCATCCTCACTTCATACAGTTTTATATTCGTGACTGTACTAAATATCCATTCTGCCAGTGGGTGTCGCAAAGCCTTCTCCACCTGTGCCTCCCACCTGACTGCCATCACCATCTTCCACGGGACCATCCTTTCCCTCTACTGTGTGCCCTACTTCAAAAACTCCAGGCAAAAGGTCAAAGTGGCCTCTGTATTTTACACAGTGGTCAACCCTATGCTGAACCCTCTGATCTACAGCCTGAGGAATAAAGATGTGAAAGATGCCCTCCGGAAATTAATAGACACAAAAGTCCCATTCCActga